The Sediminispirochaeta bajacaliforniensis DSM 16054 genome has a segment encoding these proteins:
- the tpx gene encoding thiol peroxidase translates to MEKRQVTKMGGNSITLLGPEPSVGDKAPDFTVLDTDLMPKSLEDYEGKYKLISVVPSLDTGVCDRQTRKFNEMASSLGDDVVILTISMDLPFAQKRWCGAAGVDRVVTLSDHKDADFGTAYGVLIEELRLLNRSIFIVDKADTIRYIELVKENHDHPDYDAAVAALKKIRE, encoded by the coding sequence ATGGAAAAGCGTCAAGTGACGAAAATGGGCGGAAACAGTATCACCCTTCTGGGACCGGAACCTTCTGTTGGGGACAAAGCCCCCGATTTCACTGTCCTCGATACCGATCTGATGCCTAAAAGTCTTGAGGACTACGAGGGCAAGTATAAGCTCATCAGCGTCGTTCCATCCCTGGACACCGGAGTCTGCGACAGGCAGACCAGGAAATTCAACGAAATGGCATCCTCCCTCGGCGACGATGTGGTGATTCTTACCATCAGTATGGACCTGCCCTTCGCACAGAAGCGTTGGTGCGGAGCAGCCGGCGTCGACCGGGTCGTTACCCTTTCGGATCATAAGGATGCAGACTTCGGTACGGCCTACGGCGTGCTCATCGAAGAGCTGAGGCTCCTCAACCGTTCCATTTTTATTGTGGATAAGGCCGATACCATCCGTTATATCGAACTTGTAAAAGAAAACCACGATCATCCCGATTATGACGCGGCGGTTGCAGCGTTGAAAAAGATCCGCGAATAA